A segment of the Candidatus Eisenbacteria bacterium genome:
TGTGGTCGCCAACGGGGATCAGACGCTCAACCTGGCGCTGCGCCGGCTTCCCTCGGGCAACCTCTCGGGAGTGGTGCGGAACACCTCCGGTGGCGCGCTGGCCGGGGCTGACGTGGAGGTGATCGGAACACCGCATCGCGCGCAGTCGGACGCGACCGGCACGTACGCGATCTCCGGAATTCCCGAGGGGACGTACACCGTCCGCGTGGCACGGCCTGGAGCTGCGACGACCACGGCCTCGGTCTCGGTTTCGAGGGGGAAGACGACCCAGCGGGACTTCGCGCTCGGCAGCGCCGCCCTCTATGACGACCTGGAGGCCGATCGCGGCTGGACACCGAGTGGAGGGAGTGCGTTCTCCGGTGCATGGACCCGCGCCGTCCCCGTTCAGAAGGTCGACTGCGATCTGGGGACCGAGTTCCAGCCCGGTGTCGATCGCACTCCCGATCCGGGGACCTCGTGCTTCGTGACGAGTAACCTCACGTTCCCGTGCTTCACCTTCCTCGGCGCCGTGATCGGCACGTCGACGCTCACGAGCCCGGCGCACCCGCTCGCCGGCATTCCGGATCCCCGGATCGGTTACTGGTTCTGGTACGTCAACGCCATTCCCCGCGTTCCCTCGGTGAATCCGTTCCTCGTGCGCCTTTCCAACGACGGCGGAGCCACGTGGGTCACGGCGAAGACCGTGCTGACGTCGACGTACCGATGGGCATATGACGAAGTGCGGGTGAAAGACTTCTTCCCGAGCCCGGGCAACGTTCTCGTCCAGTTCGTCGTGCAGAACGTCTTCCAGGCCGTCGACGCAACCCCGGAGGCCGCGGTCGACGACATCACCGTCTACTCGGGGTCCGGGAGCGGCTTGCTCGCTCCTGGGCTCGCGTCCGCGTCCCCGGCCTTCTCCGTGAGCGCGCCGCGTCCCAGCCCCACGCGCGGCGCCACGGAGATCGAGCTGTCCCTGAACCGGGAGACCCACGTCCGCGCGGACGTCTTCGACCTGCACGGCCGGCTCGTGACGACGGCGCTGAATCGCACCGTTCCGTCCGGGCAGACCGTGCTCCGCTGGGACGGGAAGACCCGGACCGGGGGATCCGTTTCCTCGGGCGTCTACTGGATGGCGCTTCGCGCGGGTGAATGGGAGCGCAAGATCAGGCTGGTCGTGGTCCGGTAACCGCGCCTCCGGTGAAGGGCCACGCCGCTCGTGCCGTCAAGGGATCGGCGGCACGACGCATCTTGGAAGGTCCCCGGCGCGTGGGCGCGCACGCGCCGCGCAGCCCCTGGAGCTCCTACCGGGGGCTGCGCCCCTTCCGCGAATCGGCGATACTGCTGCGGTGCGACTCCGGCTCCTCACCGCAGCCATGATGACGTTCGTCGTTCCGTCCGTTCCCGCCGGTCCCGCGCGGGTCGAAGGGGCGAGCACCTCCTCGCCACTGGAAGTCGTGTACGAAGGGGTGCTGGACCTCGAAGGTCATTACGCGCGTCCCGGCGACACGAGGCGATTCCGCTCGAGGCAGCGGTTTCAGTCGGACCGTAGGGGAAACGTGCTCCTCGACTGGACGACCTGGCCCGAAGGGGACTCCGCGGGCTCGCCAGAGTCCTATCTGAGGATCGCGGACCGGATCTTCCAGCGGGACGATCCGACCAGCTCCTGGCGAGAGCTCAAGGGAATGCGCCTCGAGCAGTCGCGCTCTCTCTTCACCGGCTCCGCGCCGATCCCTGCGCGCACGGGGCGGGAGCGCTCCGGTCCGCCACGGGACGTGCTGGTGTCTCGTGCCCATCCGCGTCTCGGCGACGTCCTGGATCGGACGTTGACGGTGTACGCGACCCATGCGGACCCGCTGCCGGATTCGATCGGCATCGATCTCCACGAGCGCGACCACCAGTGGAAGCTCCAGGCGAAGCGTGTCTCGTCGCGCGACATTCCCGACTCGCTTCTGGCGGTTCCCGCGAAGTACGAGCCAGCGTCAGAGAGTCCCGACTCGCTCCAAGGTAGAGCGGTGTTGCGGAAGATCGCGCACGGTGTCTGGGCCGTGGACATGGAAGACATCGACAGCCGCTCCCTGGTGGTCGAGTTCGCCGAGCACCTCGCCATCATCGAAGCGGCCGTGAGCAGCGCGAACGGAGAGCGGATCGTGGACGCGGTGAAGCGTCAGTGGCCTTCGAAGCCGATCCGCTTCGCACTCTTCAGCCATCATCATCCGCATTACGTCGGCGGCCTCCGCGCGTTGATCGCGGAAGGCGCGGCCGTGGTTACCACGCCGGGGAACGATTCCTTGGTTCATGCCATCGCCGGGTACCGATTCGATTCTCATCCGGATCGGCTCTCTCTCTCCCCGAAGCCGGCGAGCGTTCTCCCGTTCCCCGCCCGGATCGAGCTGCACGATGCGACGAACCACCTCGTTGCGGTCAACATCGGGGAGCGGTCCCAGCACACGGCCGAGTTCGCGGTCTTCTGGCTCCCGCGGCAGAAGCTCCTGTTCGAGTCGGAGCAGGGGTGGTTCACCGTGAACGGGGTGCTCCGGGCCGGACGGCGCGCCTCGAAGCTCCTCGAGATCTTGAAGGACGAGAATCTCGACGTGGACCGCATCGTCCAGTCATGGCCGATGCGCGGAACCGAGCCGGAGATGAGCACGGCTCGTCTCGCCGAGCTGGTCGGGAGAAGACGGTGACCCAGGTCACACGGGGTCGGTGCCTTCTCGGCGCCGTTCTACGGCGCGACGGCGGCCCAACTTGACACCCCTACCGCCCCGGGACGATACTGCCGGCCAAACTTGCCCAGACGATCCACCCCTACGGAGCGGAACTGGATGGACGCCACCTACACGCTGCTCAAGGAACTGACGGAGGGCTTCGGCCCGCCGGGACACGAAACCGAGATCGCGGGCCTCATGCGGAAGCACCTGCGCGGACTGGGGCAGGTCTCCAAGGACGGCCTCGGGAGCATCATCTGCCGCAAGGAGGGCGCCGCCGAGGAGCCCCGCGTGATGGTCGCGGGCCACATGGACGAAGTCGGGTTCATGGTGAAGGGGATCACGCCCGAGGGGTTCATCAAGTTCCTTCCGATGGGGGGCTGGTGGGGCCACGTGCTCCTCGCGCAGCGCGTGAGGATCCGGACGTCCAAGGGCGACGTCCTCGGCGTCGTCGGTTCCAAGCCTCCGCACGAGCTCCAGGAAGACGAGCGGCGGAAGGTGCTCGAGCTCAAGGACATGTTCATCGACGTCGGCGCCACGTCGTACTTCGACGTGCGGAAGAAGCTCGGTATCCGTCCCGGCGACACGATCGTGCCCGAGGCGCCGTTCCAGACGATGGCGAACGACCGCCTCTACCTGGCGAAGGCGCTCGACAACCGGATGGGGTGCGCGCTCGTCGTCGACGTGCTCCGGAAGCTCAAGGGAGCGCGCCATCCGAACACGTTCTACGGCGTCGCCACCACGATGGAGGAGGTGGGGCTGCGCGGCGCGACGACCAGCGTCGCTTCCGTGAAGCCGCACGTCGCGATCGCGGTGGACGTCGGAATCGCGCACGACACGCCGGGCTCGATGACCGACGGCGACGAGAAGCTGGGCGCCGGCGTGGGGATTCTCGTCTACGACGCCACGATGGTGCCGAACAAACGCCTCCGCGACCTCGCGGTCGAGATCTGCGAGAAGGGAAAGATCCCCTATCACCTCGGGACCGTCGAGCGCGGCGGGACCGACGCGGGCCGATTCCACATCTACGACACGGGCGTTCCGTCGCTCGTCATCTTCATCCCGACCCGCTACATCCACAGCCACTCCACGATCATGGACCGGAAGGACTACGACGCGGCCGTGCGGCTCCTCACGGAGCTGACCAAGCGGCTCGACCGTAAGACCGTGGACTCGCTCTAACCGGTCCACGCCGGGAAGGGAGGACGGATGGACGGGAAGAAATTCCTGGCCGAGCTGATCGGCACCTTCACCCTGGTCTTCTTCGGAGCCGGGGCGATTCTCACCCACAACGCGACGCAGATGGTCGGGATGACCGGGATCGCCGTGGCGCACGGGCTCGCGATCCTGGTGATGATCTACGCGTTCGGCCACATCTCGGGCGGGCACTTCAATCCGGCCGTGACCATGGGCGCGCTCGTGATCCGTAAAGTCACCTTCGGCGGCGCCATCACCTACTGGGCCGCCCAGCTCCTGGGAGCGGTCCTGGGCGCCATGCTCCTCCGATCCCTCTACGGAGGGCCCACGGAGGCCAACCTGGGCGCCCCCGCGGTGGCCGCCGGGGTCAGTCCCATGGCCGCGATGCTCCTGGAAGGGCTCATGGCCTTCCTCCTGGTGATCGTCATCGTGGGGTCCGCCATCCACACCAAAGCTCCGATTGGGTTTGCGGGCCTGGCGATCGGATTGACGTTGGTGGGTAATATACTCGCAGGGGGGGCCCTCACCGGCGCGGCGTTCAACCCGGCCCGAGCCTTCGGCCCGGCCTTGGTCGCCGGCTTCTGGCAGGACCAATGGATCTACTGGGTCGGGCCCATGCTCGGCGGCGCCAGCGGCGCACTCTTGTACAAGTATTTCTTCCTCGAGCACGACGCACCCTAGCGCGCGGGCGGGGCGCATGACCCCGCGCGCCTCCGGAATCGAGCGGGATCTGGGTCCGGCCCTCCAGGGGGAGGTCCGGACCGACCCGATCACCCTCGCCCTCTTCTCCACGGCGGCCTGCATCTTCCGCCGCGTGCCGATCGCGGTCGTTTCGCCCCGGACTCCCGAAGACGTTGCCCGGACGATCGCCTACGCCCGGACGCACCGGATCCCCGTCACCGCGCGCGGGGGAGGCTCGAGCCTCGCGGGGCAGGCGGTGGGACCGGGGATCATCCTCGACTTCTCGACCCACATGAACCGCATCCTCGAGATCGACCGCGAGCGAGGGTTCGTGCGCGTGGAGCCCGGCGCGATCCACTCGAGGGTGCAGCGCGCGCTCGCGCCCCACGGTCTGCGGCTGGGACCGGACCCGTCGAGCGGGGACTTCTGCACGATCGGCGGGAACGTGGGCACGAACGCGGCCGGCGCGCACTCCCTCCGGCACGGCGCGACGAAGGACCACGTGGTCGGCCTCTCGGTCGCGCTCCACGACGGATCGATCGTGGATCTCGCGAAGGGCGCGGCCGGAGGGAGCGGGAGCTGGGGAAGGCTCCAGGGCGAGCTGACCGAGATCCTTCGCCGCGGGGCGCCGTCCTTCCTTCCGGAGCGCGTCGCCGCGAACAAGAACTCCTGTGGCTACGATCTCTGGGGTGCGTGGGATCCCGGCGACGCGGTCTCCTCGATCGGCCCGCGGTTCGATCCCATCCGGCTCTTCGTGGGCTCCGAAGGCACGCTCGGCGTCGCGACCGGGGTCACGATGCGACTCGTGCCGAAGCCGCAAGCCACTGCGGTCTCGCTCCTCTACTTCCGTAGCTGGATCGACGCGACCGAGGCGGTGCTCGAGGCGCGGCGGCTCGGCGCGTCCGCGGTCGAGGCGATGGATTACACCTTCCTCGACTTCGTGCGCCGATATAGGGCCGATCTCCGCGACCTCGTCCCCGAGCGGTTCGTGGCCGGGATCCTGGTCGAGTTCGAAGGGGCGTCCGACACCGAGGCGCGCACGGGGCTCGCGGCGCTCGAGGAGTGGGTGGCGCCGCGGCGTTCGCGCGTGATCGATTTCCGCGCCGCCCGGACGCCCGAGGAGCGCGCCGCGCTCTGGGCCGTGCGCCGCGCCGCGCTTCCGCTCGTCTACCGCGCGTCGCCGGTCGAGAAGCCGATGAACTTCATCGACGACACCGCCGTGCCGGTGGAGAAGCTCGGCGACTACATCGAAGGGCTGCGGCAGATCTTCCACCGCCACCAGACGCGGTACGCGATCTTCGGCCACGCGGGGAACGGCAACGTCCACGTCACGCCCTTGATGGACCCCCACGACTCGGCGTTCGTGCCGCGGATGGCGCGCATGACGGAGGAGGCGTTCGAGCTGACCTGGCGCCTGGGCGGGACGATCACGGGGGAGCACGGCGATGGGGTCCTGCGCGCGCCGTACCTGCGCCGCCAGTACCCGCGCTCGTACGAGGTCATGGCCGCGGTGAAGCGAACGCTCGATCCCGAGGGGATCCTGAACCCCGGGAACGTGATCTCGGACGAGACGTCGTTCCCCGAGCAGCATCTCCGCTTCACGAACACCTTCGTCCAGACCGGCACCGTGTTCGACGACCCCGAGTACCGCTCCATGATCGAGATGTGCCACGGATGCGGGACGTGCCGCGACTACTGCCCGGTGGGGAGCACCACGCTGCGCGAGCCGCACACCGCTCGCGCGAAGTCGGTGCTCCTGCTCGAGCTCGTGCGCGGCGCGCTGAGCCCCGAGGCCCTCACGGGGAAGCCGTTCAAGGAGGTCATGGACTCCTGCTTCAACTGCAAGCTCTGCCTGAGCGAGTGCCCGAGCCAGGTCGACATTCCGGGGCTCGCGATCGCGGCGCGGAAGGAGTTCGTCGAGGCGCACGGTCTGCCGCTCCGGAACGTGATCCTCGGCCACGCGGACAAGGTGGCGAAGGTGGCCTCGATCGCGCCGCAGGCGGTGAACCTCGTGATCGGAAACCCCGTGGAGCGGTTCGGCCGGGAAAAGGTCGGGAAGATCGCGGGGAAGCTGGACCTCCCGCGATTCCGCCGGTCCCTGCAAACGGGCGACGAAGCGTCGAAGAAGGCGCTCACGCTGCCGCTCGTGCCGGCGGGGAATCACGGCGCATCCGGGACGCACGGCGCCGCGGGCGCGCCCACCGCGCATCGCCGCCTCGGACCGCTCCCGCAGCGGGAGATCGCCCTCACGAAGAAAGTCGCCTACTTCGCGGGATGCTTCGCGCGGTTCCACGATCCGGAGGGCGAGGCCGCCGCGACCGTGAAGGTGCTCGAGGCGAACGGCATCGAGGTGGTGGTCCCCGAGCAGCGCTGCTGCGGGATCGCGCTCATCACGATGGGAGCCGAGAACCGCGTGCGCGCCGACGCGGAGCGGAACCTGAGCGCGCTCCTGCCGCTCGTGGATCGCGGTTTCACCGTTGTCGCGAGCGCGCCCTCGTGCGGCCTCGCGCTGATCGAGGACTACCCGAGGATCCTCGGTACCGACGACGCGCGCCGGCTGGCCGACCACACGATCGACATCCACCAGTATCTCTGGAGGCTCTACCTCCGGGGCGAGCTCCGGATCGACTTCAAGCCGGTGCCGGTTTCGGTCGTGTACCACAACGCCTGCCACTCGGTGGCGCAGGGGATCACCGAGGAGCCGATCCGGCTCCTGAAGCTGGTCCCCGGCGTGGACATCCGCCCGATCGAGGATTCCTGCTGCGGCATCGCCGGCACCTACGGCATGCGCGCCGAGAACTACGAGCGCGCGATGGCGATCGGCGACCCGCTCTTCC
Coding sequences within it:
- a CDS encoding carboxypeptidase regulatory-like domain-containing protein → VQSGGDGRYAFALSPGSVTVTASAYAFENASASTGVVANGDQTLNLALRRLPSGNLSGVVRNTSGGALAGADVEVIGTPHRAQSDATGTYAISGIPEGTYTVRVARPGAATTTASVSVSRGKTTQRDFALGSAALYDDLEADRGWTPSGGSAFSGAWTRAVPVQKVDCDLGTEFQPGVDRTPDPGTSCFVTSNLTFPCFTFLGAVIGTSTLTSPAHPLAGIPDPRIGYWFWYVNAIPRVPSVNPFLVRLSNDGGATWVTAKTVLTSTYRWAYDEVRVKDFFPSPGNVLVQFVVQNVFQAVDATPEAAVDDITVYSGSGSGLLAPGLASASPAFSVSAPRPSPTRGATEIELSLNRETHVRADVFDLHGRLVTTALNRTVPSGQTVLRWDGKTRTGGSVSSGVYWMALRAGEWERKIRLVVVR
- a CDS encoding M42 family metallopeptidase, with amino-acid sequence MDATYTLLKELTEGFGPPGHETEIAGLMRKHLRGLGQVSKDGLGSIICRKEGAAEEPRVMVAGHMDEVGFMVKGITPEGFIKFLPMGGWWGHVLLAQRVRIRTSKGDVLGVVGSKPPHELQEDERRKVLELKDMFIDVGATSYFDVRKKLGIRPGDTIVPEAPFQTMANDRLYLAKALDNRMGCALVVDVLRKLKGARHPNTFYGVATTMEEVGLRGATTSVASVKPHVAIAVDVGIAHDTPGSMTDGDEKLGAGVGILVYDATMVPNKRLRDLAVEICEKGKIPYHLGTVERGGTDAGRFHIYDTGVPSLVIFIPTRYIHSHSTIMDRKDYDAAVRLLTELTKRLDRKTVDSL
- a CDS encoding MIP family channel protein → MDGKKFLAELIGTFTLVFFGAGAILTHNATQMVGMTGIAVAHGLAILVMIYAFGHISGGHFNPAVTMGALVIRKVTFGGAITYWAAQLLGAVLGAMLLRSLYGGPTEANLGAPAVAAGVSPMAAMLLEGLMAFLLVIVIVGSAIHTKAPIGFAGLAIGLTLVGNILAGGALTGAAFNPARAFGPALVAGFWQDQWIYWVGPMLGGASGALLYKYFFLEHDAP
- a CDS encoding anaerobic glycerol-3-phosphate dehydrogenase subunit C; the encoded protein is MTPRASGIERDLGPALQGEVRTDPITLALFSTAACIFRRVPIAVVSPRTPEDVARTIAYARTHRIPVTARGGGSSLAGQAVGPGIILDFSTHMNRILEIDRERGFVRVEPGAIHSRVQRALAPHGLRLGPDPSSGDFCTIGGNVGTNAAGAHSLRHGATKDHVVGLSVALHDGSIVDLAKGAAGGSGSWGRLQGELTEILRRGAPSFLPERVAANKNSCGYDLWGAWDPGDAVSSIGPRFDPIRLFVGSEGTLGVATGVTMRLVPKPQATAVSLLYFRSWIDATEAVLEARRLGASAVEAMDYTFLDFVRRYRADLRDLVPERFVAGILVEFEGASDTEARTGLAALEEWVAPRRSRVIDFRAARTPEERAALWAVRRAALPLVYRASPVEKPMNFIDDTAVPVEKLGDYIEGLRQIFHRHQTRYAIFGHAGNGNVHVTPLMDPHDSAFVPRMARMTEEAFELTWRLGGTITGEHGDGVLRAPYLRRQYPRSYEVMAAVKRTLDPEGILNPGNVISDETSFPEQHLRFTNTFVQTGTVFDDPEYRSMIEMCHGCGTCRDYCPVGSTTLREPHTARAKSVLLLELVRGALSPEALTGKPFKEVMDSCFNCKLCLSECPSQVDIPGLAIAARKEFVEAHGLPLRNVILGHADKVAKVASIAPQAVNLVIGNPVERFGREKVGKIAGKLDLPRFRRSLQTGDEASKKALTLPLVPAGNHGASGTHGAAGAPTAHRRLGPLPQREIALTKKVAYFAGCFARFHDPEGEAAATVKVLEANGIEVVVPEQRCCGIALITMGAENRVRADAERNLSALLPLVDRGFTVVASAPSCGLALIEDYPRILGTDDARRLADHTIDIHQYLWRLYLRGELRIDFKPVPVSVVYHNACHSVAQGITEEPIRLLKLVPGVDIRPIEDSCCGIAGTYGMRAENYERAMAIGDPLFREIDRSKAEYILTGCGTCNIQIANGVKRPVVHTMEILRRAYGI